A genome region from Manihot esculenta cultivar AM560-2 chromosome 5, M.esculenta_v8, whole genome shotgun sequence includes the following:
- the LOC110614390 gene encoding NADH dehydrogenase [ubiquinone] 1 beta subcomplex subunit 10-B, which produces MGRKNGAVEFEESPPDDFDPSNPYKDPVAMLEMREHVVREKWIDIEKAKILREKLKWCYRIEGVNHLQKCRHLVHQYLDATRGIGWGKDQRPPSLHGPKVEAVASE; this is translated from the exons ATGGGAAGGAAGAATGGAGCAGTAGAGTTCGAGGAATCGCCGCCCGATGATTTCGATCCATCCAATCCCTACAAGGACCCGGTGGCGATGCTGGAGATGAGAGAGCACGTTGTGAGGGAGAAGTGGATCGACATAGAGAAGGCCAAAATCTTGAGGGAGAAGCTCAAATGGTGCTATCGCATCGAAGGCGTCAATCACCTCCAGAAGTGCCGCCACCTCGTTCACCAATATCTCGACGCCACTCGTGGCATTGGCTGGGGCAAGGACCAGCGTCCTCCCTCACTACACG GTCCTAAGGTGGAGGCAGTTGCATCTGAGTGA